The following proteins come from a genomic window of Fontisubflavum oceani:
- a CDS encoding YcjX family GTP-binding protein produces MVIGRVADAVGRGIEDVTSSVAETFLDPVIRLGVTGLSRAGKTVFITSLVANLLDRARMPGLEATQSGRIQAAFLQPQPDDTVPRFDFETHLAALTGPAPFWPESTRQVSELRLSLRVQPKGLLSGLSGPKTVHLDIVDYPGEWLLDLGLLDQTYAQWAAAALEQAKTRPGGASYLAQLNDLDPTAMLKEPEAQALARAYTAYLTTAREAGFSDCTPGRFLLPGELEGSPALTFAPLPESATPRGSLAREFARRFEAYKAQVVKPFFRNHFSRIDRQIVLVDALGAIHSGPQAVEDLRQTMAGILSAFRPGRNSFLTAIMGRRTDRILFAATKADHLHHTQHPKLTAIMEALVRDARDRADFAGAKTRAMAIAALRATVEETRTHNGETLDLVRGSLLDGGKQAAFHPGDLPEDPNALMVPARQGAEAWLDADFDVMRFAPAQLSLKPGEGPPHIRLDSAAEFLLGDKLR; encoded by the coding sequence GTGGTGATCGGAAGAGTAGCGGATGCGGTTGGCCGCGGGATCGAGGATGTGACCTCTTCCGTGGCCGAGACCTTTCTCGACCCGGTGATCCGTCTGGGCGTGACGGGGCTGAGCCGGGCCGGCAAGACGGTGTTCATCACGTCTTTGGTGGCCAATCTGCTTGATCGCGCGCGGATGCCGGGCCTGGAAGCCACTCAGTCGGGCCGTATCCAGGCGGCGTTTTTGCAGCCGCAGCCGGATGACACCGTCCCGCGGTTCGATTTTGAAACCCATCTCGCGGCCCTGACCGGTCCCGCGCCGTTTTGGCCCGAGAGCACGCGGCAAGTCTCGGAATTGCGCCTGTCGCTCCGGGTGCAGCCGAAGGGGCTTCTTTCGGGCTTGTCGGGGCCTAAGACGGTGCATCTGGACATTGTCGATTACCCTGGCGAATGGCTGTTGGATCTTGGGTTGCTGGACCAAACCTATGCCCAATGGGCCGCTGCGGCCTTAGAACAAGCCAAAACCCGCCCCGGTGGCGCGTCTTATCTGGCGCAGCTGAATGACCTTGACCCAACGGCGATGCTGAAAGAGCCAGAAGCGCAAGCCTTGGCGCGCGCATACACGGCCTATCTGACGACGGCGCGCGAGGCGGGGTTTTCCGATTGCACCCCGGGCCGATTCCTTCTGCCGGGTGAGTTGGAAGGCAGCCCGGCCTTGACCTTCGCGCCGTTGCCGGAAAGCGCCACGCCGCGCGGCTCTCTCGCCCGCGAGTTTGCCCGCCGGTTCGAAGCCTATAAAGCGCAGGTCGTCAAACCCTTCTTCCGCAATCATTTTTCCCGGATCGACCGGCAGATCGTCTTGGTCGATGCGCTTGGCGCAATCCATTCGGGCCCGCAAGCTGTGGAAGACCTCCGCCAGACGATGGCGGGCATCCTCAGCGCCTTTCGCCCGGGGCGGAACAGCTTTCTGACTGCGATCATGGGGCGTCGGACGGATAGAATCCTCTTTGCCGCGACCAAGGCCGATCATCTGCATCACACGCAACACCCGAAGCTGACCGCGATTATGGAGGCCTTGGTGCGCGACGCGCGCGACCGGGCCGATTTTGCCGGGGCGAAGACCCGGGCGATGGCGATTGCCGCGCTGCGCGCGACGGTGGAGGAAACACGAACCCATAACGGCGAAACGCTCGATTTGGTGCGGGGCAGCTTGCTGGATGGCGGCAAGCAGGCGGCGTTTCACCCCGGAGACCTGCCTGAGGATCCCAATGCGTTGATGGTGCCGGCACGCCAAGGCGCGGAGGCCTGGCTCGACGCGGATTTCGATGTGATGCGCTTTGCGCCGGCGCAGTTATCGCTAAAGCCGGGGGAAGGGCCGCCGCATATTCGGCTCGACAGTGCAGCGGAGTTTTTGCTCGGCGATAAACTCAGATGA
- a CDS encoding YcjF family protein: protein MTDRKGPVLIELDEAPEMGPGAAPPVPDALPVANGQAMQIMAALATRRPSRLGRFFWAATLALLGFVLSITAWNFVTGLLAANPVLGWVATGLVGLVLLALILIALKEAAAFSRLGRLDNLRREAEAALSAADLGAARNVATRLSALYRGRAELRLGREALDRRIRDVFDAESLLALSEAELLVPLDQAARREVEAAARQVATVTALVPIALADVITALTANLRMIRRIAEIYGGRSGTLGAWRLTRAVLTHLVATGAVAIGDDLIGSMAGGSVLSKVSRRFGEGFVNGALTARVGVAAMEVCRPLPFGDNRRPSVTSLVKRALTGLFGQKED, encoded by the coding sequence ATGACCGACCGCAAAGGCCCCGTGCTGATCGAACTGGACGAGGCGCCAGAGATGGGGCCGGGCGCGGCCCCGCCCGTGCCCGATGCGTTGCCGGTCGCGAATGGTCAGGCGATGCAGATCATGGCCGCTTTGGCCACGCGCCGCCCGTCGCGTTTGGGGCGGTTTTTCTGGGCAGCGACATTGGCGCTTCTGGGGTTCGTGCTCTCGATCACGGCGTGGAATTTCGTCACTGGGCTTTTGGCGGCCAATCCAGTCTTGGGATGGGTGGCAACCGGGCTGGTAGGGTTGGTGCTATTGGCGTTGATCCTGATCGCGTTGAAGGAAGCGGCGGCGTTTTCGCGGCTTGGTCGGCTCGACAATCTCAGGCGTGAGGCAGAGGCGGCGCTGAGCGCTGCGGATTTGGGGGCGGCGCGCAACGTGGCCACTCGGCTTTCGGCGCTCTACCGAGGCCGGGCCGAACTGCGCTTGGGCCGCGAAGCTTTGGACCGTCGGATCCGCGATGTTTTCGACGCCGAAAGCCTGTTGGCCTTGAGCGAAGCCGAACTGCTTGTGCCGCTCGACCAAGCCGCTCGGCGTGAGGTGGAGGCCGCCGCCCGACAGGTGGCGACGGTCACCGCTCTGGTGCCGATTGCCTTGGCCGATGTGATCACCGCGCTGACGGCCAATCTGCGGATGATCCGGCGGATCGCGGAGATTTATGGCGGGCGCTCGGGCACGCTTGGCGCTTGGCGGCTGACCCGGGCGGTTCTGACTCATTTGGTGGCCACGGGCGCTGTCGCCATCGGCGATGATTTGATTGGCTCGATGGCGGGCGGGTCGGTCCTGTCGAAGGTGTCGCGCCGGTTTGGGGAGGGATTTGTGAACGGTGCGTTGACGGCACGTGTTGGCGTAGCCGCGATGGAGGTTTGTCGCCCGCTGCCTTTTGGTGACAATCGCCGCCCAAGCGTTACATCCCTCGTGAAACGTGCCCTGACCGGGCTTTTCGGCCAGAAGGAGGACTAA
- a CDS encoding FAD-dependent oxidoreductase, giving the protein MESLAADLRTMVRTPLHEDHVRAMRRVGTDRVLKTGDYLFRPGDVLETFCYLLEGELEAVDARTGERYGTSTLGPTQFFGDIAFLSGGKTMMGSRAVQDCRVLCVEREVMLDLMARIPEMSDIIITVLAARRRALLESGQASLTLIGAEADRNIRQIASFAGRNRIPVRSLTLDEHEAEALAHQCAIGKAQPAVIFGKSEVLENPTPARLARRIGLDLSFDPDEVHDVLIVGGGPAGVAAAVYAGSEGMNALVLEDMAIGGQAGTSSRIENYMGFPTGISGADLCWRGEVQAMKFGTRFAVPRRAAGLSVRSDGAFCVALEDGSETCARALVVATGVQYRRLPIDGLERFENGGIYYAATDVEARYCRDTEVVVIGGGNSAGQAAMFLSRTARHVHVLVRGPSLAASMSDYLLSRLEADPAITIHYRTEMTACHGEEELEAVTIRDKSEGRDWQINTRAVFIMVGAAPNTAWLSGHVDLDEKGFVKTGAAVGAASAYTTSHPGIFAVGDVRAGSVKRVASAVGEGSVVISRVWDHLSENG; this is encoded by the coding sequence ATGGAATCGCTTGCCGCCGATCTTCGCACGATGGTGCGCACGCCGCTGCATGAGGACCATGTGCGTGCGATGCGCCGCGTCGGCACCGATAGGGTGCTGAAAACCGGGGATTATCTGTTCCGCCCTGGCGATGTGCTTGAGACGTTTTGCTATCTTCTGGAAGGGGAGTTGGAAGCGGTCGATGCGCGCACGGGCGAACGCTATGGCACGTCGACGCTTGGCCCGACGCAGTTCTTTGGCGACATTGCGTTTTTGTCGGGTGGTAAGACGATGATGGGCTCCCGCGCGGTGCAGGACTGCCGTGTCTTATGTGTCGAGCGCGAGGTGATGCTGGACCTGATGGCGCGCATCCCAGAGATGTCCGATATCATCATCACGGTTCTGGCGGCGCGTCGCCGGGCCCTGCTTGAAAGCGGGCAGGCGAGTCTCACGCTGATCGGGGCGGAGGCGGATCGAAACATCCGACAGATCGCTAGTTTCGCGGGGCGCAATCGTATCCCTGTGCGCTCGCTGACGTTGGATGAGCATGAGGCGGAGGCCTTGGCCCATCAATGCGCCATCGGCAAGGCACAGCCCGCGGTGATTTTCGGAAAATCCGAGGTGTTGGAGAACCCAACCCCGGCCCGGCTGGCGCGGCGGATCGGATTGGACCTCTCTTTTGATCCGGACGAGGTGCATGACGTCTTGATCGTGGGCGGCGGCCCGGCAGGCGTTGCGGCCGCTGTTTATGCTGGCTCAGAGGGGATGAATGCGCTGGTTTTGGAGGATATGGCCATCGGCGGGCAGGCGGGCACCTCCAGCCGGATCGAAAACTATATGGGGTTTCCAACCGGCATTTCGGGGGCCGATCTCTGCTGGCGTGGCGAAGTGCAGGCGATGAAATTCGGCACGCGCTTTGCCGTGCCGCGCCGGGCGGCGGGTCTTTCTGTGCGTTCTGACGGCGCTTTCTGCGTCGCATTGGAGGATGGGTCGGAAACCTGCGCCCGCGCTCTGGTTGTCGCGACCGGCGTGCAATATCGCCGCTTGCCGATTGATGGGTTGGAGCGGTTCGAAAATGGCGGGATCTATTACGCCGCCACCGATGTCGAGGCGCGCTATTGCCGCGATACCGAGGTTGTGGTGATCGGCGGCGGCAACTCCGCCGGGCAAGCCGCGATGTTCCTCAGCCGCACAGCGCGGCATGTGCATGTGCTGGTGCGCGGGCCGTCGCTCGCGGCCTCAATGTCGGATTATCTGCTCAGCCGATTGGAAGCCGACCCTGCGATCACCATCCATTATCGAACGGAGATGACCGCCTGCCATGGCGAGGAGGAGTTGGAAGCGGTCACCATCCGCGACAAATCTGAAGGCCGCGATTGGCAGATCAACACCCGCGCCGTCTTCATCATGGTTGGGGCCGCGCCCAACACCGCCTGGCTCTCCGGCCATGTGGATTTGGATGAGAAGGGCTTTGTCAAAACCGGGGCCGCAGTCGGCGCGGCTTCGGCCTACACCACGTCTCACCCAGGGATCTTCGCGGTGGGCGATGTGCGCGCCGGGTCGGTGAAACGGGTGGCCTCGGCCGTCGGCGAAGGGTCCGTCGTGATCAGCCGGGTCTGGGACCATCTTTCTGAGAACGGGTGA